The DNA segment CGCTTCTCTAAAATATAGATTACTTACTGCCGGTGCCTCTACCAATGATATACTGCACCAATATGTTTCAACTATCAAAGCCCTTCGAACAATTGATCCAGCTGGTGTATTCCTTGAAGCTGTTGGTGAACCGATAAGAGAATACTTAAAGGGAAGGAAGGATACCATTAAGTGCATTTTGACAATGTTAACTGATGGGTCTGGTGGACATCCAAGTGGAACAGGAAGTACTGGGGATAGCCTTCTTGAAGAATTGAATAGAGATGAAGAGAAACAAGAGAATCCTAGTGTTGACGATGATTTCAACATTGATGACAAGCAAGCATGGATAAATGCACAAAGGTAACCTACTAAACTTAACGAGAAAAAATATACGGTGGTAGATCACTTGTGTATCCCTTTATGCAGCTGATTAAGTGAGCACTGTATCAGGCCTTAGGATAAGGAAGTGTTAGCCACTTTTTTATTTCCAATTTGAATTCTTACACTACTATGATCATATGCCATTTAAGTTGGGAGCCTGATCCAGTGGAGGCAGAGCCCTTAAAAGGTGGCAGACATCGGAGGAAGGTTGACATTCTTGGTATGATTGTCGGCATAATTGGTTCCAAGGATCAGCTGGTTAACGAGTATCGTGTAATGCTGGCTGAAAAGCTTTTGAATAAATCCGACTACGAAATTGATTCTGAGATTCGAACACTGGAACTGCTCAAGGTGGTTCAAACCATCTTTTAAGTTTCTTCCTACTTTAAATTCATTGTTTTTTCCCTTTTAGCTGATATACAGCTACTCTTGTGGTTCTTTCGTGGAAATTGGAATGCAGATTCATTTTGGGGAGAGCAGCATGCAGAGGTGTGAAATAATGCTCAACGATCTTATTGATTCCAAAAGGACTAACACAAATATAAAAGCTACCATTAAACAACAATACAAATCAGGTTTGAAGCTTTCTGTTATAGATTCTCTGAATCTGGGGTTAATAATGTTTCATATATATGTTCCTGGATATATTATTATATGAAATGGTATGTTATATTCTTGATAAGGACGTGCTTCTAAAATGTAGTTGCTGACGTGGAAGAGCCGGACTTGTCTATGAACGATTTCAATTGTACCATCATCTCATCAAATTTCTGGCCACCTATCCAGGTATCCAAATCATGTCTTACTTTCTTGGGCCAGGCGCATCATTCACAATCTGttaaagaaaatagaaaatgtTCTTTAGTAATCAGTGTTgctagattttaatttttgtttgcaATACTTGCTCTACTGGCGAACATGCAGTTGCCTATTATATGATTCCAACTTTATTTCCTAGTAAATCTTTTATCTTCCATTTTCTCGTGTCTTTCATTTCTCATTTGGACTGAACAAGTATTTAATACTGGGAAGATATTTGTCTGCTGCTACTAAGTGAGCAAGCCGTAGGTTGTTTTAAGTTGAGGGATCTCTTCCGCAAGAAATCGTATACGACCATGATGTTAGTGTCTTAAAAACTTATGTTCCACCCAAAATGTTGATGGAGGTGCTGCAACGAaagaagaaaaattcaaagCTCCAAATATAATTTTGTCTTCTATGGTCAAATCCCGTTAGATGTTTTTAATAGAAATCTTCTGCATTGGAGACGCTCAGCCCTCTTTAAGATTTTGTTTCTGCACTGTATAATCCCATTAAATCTTTTCACTCTGTAGAACATATTTTGTTGAAGTTCGTGAACAATAATTTGCCCCCTGTGACTGATGCACTTATTGCAGGATGAGGCACTAAAAATACCTGGACCAGTGGACCAGCTTCTAAATGATTATGCCAaaacatataatcaaataaaaacccCCCGTAAACTCCTTTGGAAGAAAAACCTCGGTGCTGTCAAGGTTAGTTCCATTTAGGTTGATGCAGCAGTTTGTTGCAATATATTTTTCAGCTGTTAACTTGGGCTTTCACGTAGCATTTGTTGGCTATGTAGAACCTGAGATTCCTAAAATCTATTAATATGCTATTTCCAAGCCATTTCACTTGCTATTAGTGTGAAATGATGAGATATTAACAGCTTAAAAATTTGTCAAAGAATGTGGAAACCTTATCTACCCTTGTCCCCACGATGATGACATAATCCTACCTATTTGAAATGTGTATCGATAGGTTTCTCATTTTTTTTGGCTCTCTCACCTTGTTCAGTTACTATGTGGATGTTTTTTCATTTCAGTTGGAGTTGCAGTTTGAAGATCGAACTCTGCCTTTTGTTGTCACACCTCTTCACGCTTCCATCATCAGTCTGTTTGAGGATCAAACAAGGTGACTGAGTAGTGAAATGTTTTTATCAATTTTTCATTATCATTGTCATTTTAGAGTTTCATTAAATTCTCTGTTGATTTTGTCTTTTGTGCTTTTAGTTGGACTCCCAAGAGTCTTGCTGCTGCTGTTGGTGTTCCAGAAGATGTCTTAACTAGAAGAATAACGTTTTGGATAAGCAAGGTTGTATGCTTGTTCATTATTTTGAACTTCGGTTAACAATTTCCTCCACGTTCAAAATTGGTCGTTGAACTCGtcagattttatttgatttcAATTGATTAATGAATTGTAGTATTTAGAACTCATGATTAACAGTAAAAGTCGAACATAACTTTGGTTTGAGTTTTTCTTTGCACGCTGTCTTTTTCTTATTGAGAACAGTGCCACTTTGTGCATTTGTTCTTCTATTTTCAAGATCCCTTGgctttttccttttgtttgaaGCACACAAAATTGTTAAAAATGAACAGAATTGATTTTTGACAATTGTTGAGCAAATTTGcacatttgataatttttgtttGCAATTTCATGTGATTAGGGAATTATAGTAGAATCAGCACAAGATTCTGGCGATGTTACATATACTCTGGTGGAAGCCTTGGCTGAAGGGGGAAAGGCTGGGGTTAACTGTGGTAGCTGTGAAGAAGTTCTAGTGGGTGATGAGGAGGGAGAGGGATCTGTAGCTTCTGTTGAGGATCAACTGCGTAAAGAAATGACGGTATATGAGgtacatggttgcaaaattgtTTAGGACACGCATTTATATGTACATGCATAGATATATGTGTCAACTTCTAATGCTAGTGTCATATTATTCTCACTTCATCTTATCCAATATTAAAAGTATTTATCAAAAAAACAAGTCTGCCAATATGCTATAGCATTTTCTTTTACATCCAAAAAAGTCTCAAAATCTTTTAGCTGTTTATTTGCTGTGGTGTTCGACATGCATGCCCTCAATAATCATCTTACCTCTTTCCATGGATATAGCTGTGTTCTTTTTCCATTGCGGTGCAAACAGGCAAGACCTATTCTTCTGTTTCCATTGCACTGTTTCTCTTAATTATATTGTTTTGCAATTCACTCTCGTCAGCATCACATAAAATTGTCCCCGAGAATATATGTTGTGAAACTATACCTGTAAGTTTACTGCCCATCGTGATTCTTGAGGTGAGAGTTCAGTAGTTTGAAACCAATACCAAAATTAGTCACTCTTATATTCATAGAAATACTCAGGCACGATTGAGACGAGATTTAGATAGTCCACTCCAACCAATTTGATGTAGTTTCATTCTAAGACATGAGTATTGATAATGGATGAATTCCTTCAAAAGTCCTCACTTTTCACTGATTTACCAATGCTCGGTGTAAATTCTTCCACCGGACCTCTTGCTTCTATAATCATATTTATTGTTGTTCTTCTCATATTCTCTCAAGTGATTTTCTTCCAAACTCACCAACTGTACAAAAAATTATTGTTGCAGAAATTTATTACAGGGATGCTCACAAACTTTGGCAGCATGGCCTTGGACCGGATCCATAATACCCTCAAGGTAGTCATGAATTTTATAAGTATATATTTGGTTCCCTTTCTCTTGCATAAACAACAATGCAAGAGTAGGTCTCtggtgagacggtctcacgggTTTATATCCGTGAGACGGATTGACCCTACTCATATTTATCATGAAAAGTAGTACTTTGggcataaaaagtaatattttttcatgatttGGGTCGGGTTGAGACCCGCCTCACGAAATTAATACGTAAGACGGTCTCACAAGAGTTTTTGCCAACAATAAAAGCAACACCCATCACTTGTGTGTGTATACGCATGAAACTAAAGATACAATATCACTTGGAGCAAAAGGTCTCCAGTGATAAATGGAGGAAGGATATGATGATAAACTGATAAAGAAAACGGCTTTGCAGATGTTTTGCATTGGTGAGCCTCCTTATGACAAATCACTCCAGCAATTGCAAAGCTTCTTGGCTGGTCTAGTCGGGGACGAGAAGCTAGAACTTAAAGACGGAATGTATTTCTTGAAAAAGTAATATAGAGAGGTACCATCATATTTATTATTtgcaaaaattaatataattctTTAGTATTTTACATCTCCTTATTCTTTTCAACTGAGGGAGAAATAAAAAAGTAAAGCCCAAGTTTGGTTATCAAAGAGGCTAAAATCATGGTACAAGGGAGGTGATGTTATAAATTCTGTTTGCCCTTGTAACTGTAACTACTGAACACGTAGTCGGGCTCGAGCACACGAGAAAAATTAGAACTTATTGTaccatttttcccaattttttGGGTAGGGAGCTACCCCTAAATGTATTGTGCTGCATTATATAAATGGGCAACATAGCTTCTCTGATTTGTGATgttcatttaaatatatatatatattttaaaaaagacAAGGTGAAGAAAGTAGAGAGCAAATCCAGGGAACTGCTTTGTCAAGCCCATTGATACGTGAGCCATGTTGAGGTATGAAGCCCCTTGAATAATTAGTGGAGTTGCCCAGTTTGTATGATTTTTCTTGGATAGAAATTTGTTAAAATCAATTCATGTTTTCCTTTAAAAAATGTAAATCCTATTGTAAATTGGTAGTGTTTGCAAATGctaaaaaaatgattatgatTTTTTCTTTACATTAAcaaagttttcaaaattttgtaaaaataagTCTTGTAAGCATTTGCAAACATTACCATAATCATGTTAATTTTAAAATGGTCATATCACTGTCTCTTTTATCCCAAATCGAGTTTACGATAAATTATGAGATCATGCTAGATCAGTTCgtttgggttgtataatcgtgccaaataaaaatttaattttgctttgatataagaaaaagaaagacaaattaatttatataataggTTTCTTCTATATATGTATTCGTTGCTGCGGAGcgttatttaattcaaaatccaaaGAGTGAACAAATGCTCTATGTAATGTGAAATTGAGACATCAAATGATAGATTATAAAAACAAATAGAAGGAGCCTCCCAAACTTTGGATTTGGGATCCTACTCGTAGTTAtacaaataaaatacttaatttagccctccaaaaattaacaaatcttgaattcttgatttgaGATAGCACGTTATCCTTATCTAATCTCAGAAAATTAGGATTCCTGTTTGGACTAAGGGTGTTTGGCTGAGTTTATAAACTCtccaaaacagcttataagctcttaaattttgtttaaaaaaaaaattacatgtaACACTAACTtaatttggtaaaaaaaaatttaataaaataaataattacatCAACACATTATGGTTAAATTTCCATTTCACACCTCATGAAATAATAATTGATAGAATTATTTCCCTTCCACTCTCCAAGACTCCAACCATTATGTAGAAACTCTTTTTTATCATAATACAATATTATATTGCATTTCTTTTAATCTATCAtatcaatttttgaatttaaatttatattctaATTCTAAAGATCTTCTAAAACCAAATAGAGTTTATTCGATGTTGCATATGGGTATTGTCTGTTTGCTAATATCAAagacttaatttttttttctttttctttttttctttccatAGGAGATGCGAAAAAATTCGTCAAATATACCCTCGACATCGTCCTAAAGatagaaatttaaaaattatcccccaaggtccaaatgttgtaacatttagatttttaaaaattcagaatatttgaCAAAAATAAAGAGACCAAAAACATGTATTAAATTAGAAAGATCATAGCCGTTACAGCATGTGAGTTGTGGCAATCTAAAAAGGATCAAATGCATTCACTTCGACCGTTACATTTCTccatttcaaaaaattttagaaGATTGAATCTCACGAAACAAGAAACAGTAGAATTATTAATTAAAGAAGAAAACGAGTGAAATGGAATCGATGCAGGAAGCAGGAATGGACGAAGAGACGATGCAAGAGCTAAGATCCAAGGCAGCTGAGCTATTGCTGAGAGAAGAGTATAAAGACTCCATTACCACCTACTCTCAGTTCATCTCTCTGTGCCAAGATTTCATCTCTGAGAAAAACCCAGATGCAGCCGTCTTAGCAAGACTCCGAAAATCACTCTGCCTGGCCTTATGTAATCGGGCGGAAGCTCGATCTCGCTTGATGGAGGTAACTGAAGCATTGAAAGATTGCGATTCAGCACTGAGAATAGAGAGATCCCATGTCAAGACTTTGCTTTGTAAAGGTAAGAtttttttgagtttgaatgtgTACGGCATGGCATTGGAATGCTTCGAGGCAGCAACTCTTGAAACCCAGGGTAATGAGAATGTTGATTTGGTTAATGGGTTGCTGGAGAAATGCAAAAGGCTTGATTTTCTTTCAAGAAATGGTGGATTTGATGTTTCGGATTGGGTGTTGAGTGGTTTCAGGGGTAAAACCCCTGAACTCGCAGAGTATGTTGGTGGAGTAGAGA comes from the Henckelia pumila isolate YLH828 chromosome 1, ASM3356847v2, whole genome shotgun sequence genome and includes:
- the LOC140880748 gene encoding anaphase-promoting complex subunit 2 gives rise to the protein MEAMVDSVSPMCNLAVLESLSENSIDEMTSSWNSFCLATEELLMGAGDLPHASEFSLHVRNLCRSGLETLVVDHFFCSMEENFEKKGASRFWMHFDAYRDFAVINTDDPDLRGRMQEVLHRALENISSEKQYQETCLLLMIHALGTSSESKSTDQTPDADRNHLLSKYQLTVSSVLMSSLPRHFPDVLHWYFKGRLEELSAMKAISDGEFKADDGMDLDFKSGEIDSDGTHPHENILGNNDFVRNVGMVVRDLRSFGFTSMAEDAYASAIFLLLKTEVHDLAGDEFRFSVIDSIKGWIQAVPLHFLHALLSYLGDSKSYESQAGLKSPLATHPSSRFFGSGPPPEELIRWQLRLEYFAYETLQDLRISKLFEIIVDYPDSSPAIEDLKQCLEYTGQHSKLVESFIASLKYRLLTAGASTNDILHQYVSTIKALRTIDPAGVFLEAVGEPIREYLKGRKDTIKCILTMLTDGSGGHPSGTGSTGDSLLEELNRDEEKQENPSVDDDFNIDDKQAWINAQSWEPDPVEAEPLKGGRHRRKVDILGMIVGIIGSKDQLVNEYRVMLAEKLLNKSDYEIDSEIRTLELLKIHFGESSMQRCEIMLNDLIDSKRTNTNIKATIKQQYKSVADVEEPDLSMNDFNCTIISSNFWPPIQDEALKIPGPVDQLLNDYAKTYNQIKTPRKLLWKKNLGAVKLELQFEDRTLPFVVTPLHASIISLFEDQTSWTPKSLAAAVGVPEDVLTRRITFWISKGIIVESAQDSGDVTYTLVEALAEGGKAGVNCGSCEEVLVGDEEGEGSVASVEDQLRKEMTVYEKFITGMLTNFGSMALDRIHNTLKMFCIGEPPYDKSLQQLQSFLAGLVGDEKLELKDGMYFLKK